The Devosia sp. genome segment AGGTTTCCCGCGCCAGCGCATAGATTTCGGCAATGCCGGCATCGGTCATGGCGTAGCACCCGACCGACAGGCAATCGCCATGCACCATCAGGTTGCTGCCGGTGCGTCCATGCACGCGGTCGAACTTGTTGGGAAAGCCGACATTAAACGACAGGTAGTAGCTCGAATACGGGTTCATCTGCCCGGGCGTGACATTGTAGAAGCCCTCGGGGCTCTGATAGTCGCCTTCCTTGAACTTCGGCCCGATATCGCCGGAGAACCTGCAGATCGCATAGGATTTGAACAGCGCATATTGGCCGGACGTGGTCTGCTTCCAGACCTCGAGCTGAGCCTCCTGCTTGAACACCCGGATCATCATCGGCGCGCGCGCCGAAGAATTGATCGCAGCCAGTCGCGTCAACACGGCACTGGACAAGGGCTGGTTAGCCTTGGCCGGGCCGCTGTCCTTGACGAAACTGGAACAGGCGGCGAGCCCGACCGACAGCCAGAGAACGATGATGGCGGCGCCCAGCCGATGGAAGAAAGAGGCGTTCAAAATGGTCCTGCCCGCGTGGTTCGCTTGGCCCGAACGCAGATGCGCGCAGGCCACCCCATAGTGCCGTCATAGGGTGAATGAAGCCTTTACCACGCCCGGCGCCACCCCGGAAGCAGGGGGTAGTCACGCCGAGTTGTACAGTCCCTCAACCTTAAAGGGTGGTGCCGATGGCGAGGAACTTCTCGCGCCGGTGCTCGCGGGTCTCAAGTCGGGATTTGCCGGAGAAATCCCTCAGGAACGCCGAGATCACCGCCTTGCTGGAATCCATGATGGCGCCATGATGGCGATGGGCACCACCGGCAGGTTCGGGAATGATGGCGTCGATGACGCCAAAGCCCAACAGGTCCTGTGCGGTGATCTTCTGGGCCGTGGCCATGTCCTGCGCGCGCGCCGCGTCCCGGAACAAGATCGAGGCACCGGCTTCCGGCGAAATCACCGAATAGATCGAATTTTCCAGCATCAGCACCCGGTTGGCGGTGGCGATGGCAATCGCGCCGCCCGAGC includes the following:
- a CDS encoding murein L,D-transpeptidase family protein; protein product: MNASFFHRLGAAIIVLWLSVGLAACSSFVKDSGPAKANQPLSSAVLTRLAAINSSARAPMMIRVFKQEAQLEVWKQTTSGQYALFKSYAICRFSGDIGPKFKEGDYQSPEGFYNVTPGQMNPYSSYYLSFNVGFPNKFDRVHGRTGSNLMVHGDCLSVGCYAMTDAGIAEIYALARETFKGGNPSFQLQLFPFRMSTAQLVKHADNQHLGFWQDIKEGFDYFELTKTPPVWDVCEKQYIFNPATRGALDPAGACPQSNRSPELMARIQADTDALGQRALVAERKAAEDAALKARGDAVSSFFSSIGNAVTGGGGTDVTAETPAN